The following are encoded together in the Vigna unguiculata cultivar IT97K-499-35 chromosome 2, ASM411807v1, whole genome shotgun sequence genome:
- the LOC114174327 gene encoding auxin-responsive protein SAUR50-like, with the protein MAIKKSNKLPQAVVLKQIVKRCSSFGKKQTFNEEGLPDDVPKGHFAVYVGENRTRYIIPISWLAYPQFQSLLQRAEEEFGFNHDMGLTIPCDEVAFESLTSMMR; encoded by the coding sequence ATGGCCATCAAAAAATCCAATAAACTACCACAAGCTGTTGTTCTAAAGCAAATTGTGAAAAGGTGCTCAAGTTTTGGCAAGAAGCAGACTTTCAATGAAGAGGGTCTTCCTGATGATGTACCAAAAGGCCATTTTGCAGTGTATGTTGGGGAGAACAGGACCAGATACATTATCCCAATCTCATGGCTGGCTTATCCACAGTTTCAAAGTCTGCTCCAAAGAGCTGAGGAGGAGTTTGGCTTCAACCATGACATGGGACTTACCATACCCTGTGATGAAGTTGCATTTGAGTCCTTAACCTCCATGATGAGATAA
- the LOC114173031 gene encoding filament-like plant protein 4: protein MDRRGWLWKKKSSDKSIKVEDEKPVSYESVVPTLSSVAHVDKQDNSKNKNYVQISMESYTRMSGLEDQVVNLEDQLKALEAKLSSVYTELNNKDNLVKQHAKVAEEAVSGWEKADAEVVSLRCQLESVSLSKLTVDEKAAHLDDALKECMKQIRIVKEESEHKLQEVILMKSHQWEKSKLELEAQIDNLDEGLRELAGENAALLRSLQESSNKIVKLKEEKSEVEGEVELLTKNVQSKEKEISSLKYELHVISKELDIRNEEKNMVMRSAEVANKQHTEDVKNIAKLENECQRLRGLLRKKLPGAAALAQMKLEVESSHHVISAFHPRKTTSKSDNLQESEFLSKRLQVLEEETRTLKEALASSNAELQASKNLYAKTVGRLKHLEAERHQERSTHKAILANNYENSFRRIYSYSPSITSISDNGHEDPESPVESCATSILDHSDINRIGSVGKFENHRSETVSELMDDFLEVEKMACLSDNGGVPLGIISKTSDTAEDKKETSCLSSNQNCFDPTNKAAEHDVHMQDLEEKKLMLQENMQLLEELKAQLASSHKSCSLTEIQLKCMTESYKSLQNRVEELETENKYLKEKMDELKNDLATEKLSHHDALVRYKEIEEKMQRDPCSVCASNSTANSRKDKELAAAEKKLAECQETLSILGRQLQEMCPQIGVTTTHHSKRLQVNEKLAKPSYGWSNSYGSCNSNEIDHAEACSVVSDSQGVAEEFSSHNSGATSCLSDTEGNFWLNS, encoded by the exons ATGGATCGCCGGGGTTGGCTCTGGAAGAAAAAGTCATCTGATAAAAGCATAAAGGTTGAGGATGAGAAACCTGTCTCTTATGAATCTGTTGTTCCAACCTTGTCTTCTGTGGCACATGTAGATAAG CAAGACAACAGCAAAAATAAGAACTATGTTCAGATATCCATGGAGTCGTATACTCGTATGTCTGGGTTGGAAGATCAAGTTGTAAACTTGGAGGATCaattaaaagctttggaagcaAAGCTATCTTCAGTTTATACAGAATTAAATAACAAGGATAATCTAGTTAAACAGCATGCAAAAGTTGCAGAGGAAGCAGTGTCAG GTTGGGAGAAAGCTGATGCAGAAGTTGTTTCCCTGAGATGTCAACTTGAATCGGTATCTCTCTCTAAGCTTACCGTTGATGAGAAAGCAGCTCACCTAGATGACGCCCTAAAAGAGTGCATGAAGCAGATAAGAATTGTAAAGGAAGAAAGTGAGCATAAACTGCAGGAGGTGATTCTTATGAAATCTCATCAATGGGAGAAAAGCAAGTTAGAACTTGAAGCTCAAATAGACAATTTGGATGAAGGACTACGAGAGTTAGCCGGTGAAAATGCTGCCCTTCTAAGATCACTTCAAGAAAGTTCAAACAAAATAGTGAAACTAAAAGAAGAAAAGTCTGAAGTCGAGGGAGAGGTGGAGCTTCTAACGAAGAATGTTCAgtcaaaagagaaagaaatatcTTCTTTGAAGTATGAGCTGCATGTAATTTCTAAGGAGCTGGATATCCGTAACGAAGAGAAGAATATGGTTATGAGATCTGCAGAAGTGGCAAACAAGCAGCACACAGAGGATGTCAAGAACATTGCCAAGCTAGAGAATGAGTGCCAACGACTTCGTGGTCTGTTGAGAAAGAAGTTACCTGGGGCTGCTGCATTAGCACAAATGAAGCTAGAAGTTGAGAGTTCACATCATGTCATTAGTGCATTCCATCCAAGAAAAACTACTTCAAAAAGTGATAACCTGCAAGAATCTGAGTTTCTTTCCAAAAGGTTACAGGTGTTGGAAGAAGAAACAAGGACATTGAAAGAAGCATTGGCCTCAAGTAATGCTGAACTACAGGCTTCTAAAAACTTGTATGCTAAAACAGTTGGCAGACTTAAGCACTTGGAAGCAGAGAGGCATCAAGAAAGAAGCACCCACAAAGCAATTTTGGCAAACAATTATGAAAACTCCTTTAGAAGAATTTACAGCTACTCACCGAGCATTACTTCTATCTCTGATAATGGGCATGAGGATCCCGAAAGTCCTGTTGAGTCCTGTGCAACATCAATTCTTGACCACTCTGATATAAATAGAATTGGAAGTGTAGGTAAATTTGAGAATCATAGGAGTGAAACTGTCTCAGAACTGATGGATGACTTTTTGGAAGTGGAGAAGATGGCATGTTTATCAGACAATGGTGGTGTACCTCTTGGCATCATTAGTAAAACTAGTGATACCGCCGAAGATAAAAAGGAGACTAGTTGTTTATCTTCAAATCAAAATTGTTTTGACCCGACGAATAAGGCAGCTGAACATGATGTGCATATGCAAgatcttgaagaaaaaaagctGATGTTACAGGAAAACATGCAACTTCTAGAAGAACTGAAAGCACAATTGGCGTCTTCCCACAAATCATGTAGTTTAACTGAAATTCAGCTGAAATGTATGACTGAGTCTTACAAGTCTCTTCAAAATCGTGTAGAGGAGTTAGAAACtgaaaataagtatttaaagGAAAAGATGGATGAGCTAAAGAATGATCTTGCTACAGAAAAACTAAGTCATCACGATGCTTTAGTGAGATACAaagaaattgaagagaaaatgcAAAG GGACCCGTGCTCGGTGTGTGCATCGAATTCAACAGCAAATTCCAGGAAG GATAAAGAGCTAGCAGCTGCAGAGAAAAAGCTAGCAGAATGCCAAGAGACTCTTTCTATACTTGGTAGACAGTTGCAAGAGATGTGCCCCCAGATAGGAGTAACCACGACTCATCATAGTAAAAGGCTTCAAGTGAATGAAAAGTTAGCCAAACCATCTTATGGCTGGTCTAATTCTTACGGATCATGTAATTCAAATGAAATTGACCATGCTGAGGCATGTAGCGTAGTGTCTGATAGTCAAGGAGTGGCTGAAGAGTTTTCATCTCATAACTCTGGTGCCACATCATGCCTTTCAGACACCGAAGGCAACTTTTGGTTAAACTCTTAA
- the LOC114174175 gene encoding 60S ribosomal protein L8-3, which yields MGRVIRAQRKGAGSVFKSHTHHRKGPARFRSLDFGERNGYLKGVVTDIIHDPGRGAPLAKVTFRHPFRYKKQTELFVAAEGLYTGQFLYCGKKATLVVGNVLPLRSIPEGAVICNVEHHVGDRGVFARASGDYAIVISHNPDNDTSRIKLPSGAKKIVPSACRAMIGQVAGGGRTEKPLLKAGNAYHKFRVKRNCWPKVRGVAMNPVEHPHGGGNHQHIGHASTVRRDAPPGQKVGLIAARRTGRLRGQAAATAAKADKTT from the exons ATGGGAAGGGTAATTCGCGCACAGCGTAAGGGTGCGGGCTCCGTTTTCAAGTCCCACACCCACCACCGCAAGGGTCCGGCGAGGTTCCGCAGCCTCGACTTTGGCGAACGCAACGGCTACCTGAAGGGAGTGGTTACCGATATCATCCACGACCCCGGTCGCGGTGCCCCTCTCGCCAAGGTCACTTTCCGCCACCCCTTCCGCTACAAGAAGCAAACAGAACTATTCGTTGCGGCCGAAGGTTTATATACTGGGCAGTTCCTCTACTGCGGCAAGAAGGCAACCCTCGTAGTTGGCAACGTATTGCCCCTCCGATCCATCCCCGAGGGTGCCGTCATATGCAACGTCGAACACCACGTCGGTGATCGCGGTGTCTTCGCCAGAGCATCCGGTGACTACGCCATTGTTATCAGCCACAACCCCGATAATGACACCTCTAG GATCAAGCTTCCTTCTGGAGCGAAGAAGATTGTGCCGAGTGCGTGTAGGGCAATGATTGGGCAAGTTGCAGGGGGAGGGAGAACTGAGAAGCCTCTTCTTAAGGCCGGTAATGCTTACCATAAGTTTAGAGTGAAGAGGAACTGCTGGCCTAAGGTGCGTGGTGTGGCTATGAATCCAGTTGAGCATCCTCACGGAGGAGGTAACCACCAGCACATTGGTCATGCTAGTACTGTCAGGCGTGATGCTCCTCCTGGCCAGAAGGTTGGTCTCATTGCTGCCAGAAGGACTGGTCGTCTTAGAGGGCAAGCTGCTGCCACCGCTGCTAAAGCTGACAAGACCACTTAA